A single window of Acidobacteriota bacterium DNA harbors:
- a CDS encoding M20/M25/M40 family metallo-hydrolase, protein MKLRFKKSILVLSTFILIFCLATSSAFSDVDGKKALKYVKHLASDKFEGRKSGQKGAEKAADWIAKQFEKWGIERAGEKNSYFQFFTIEYFNVDKNVKMVLNNGFEKREFIYGEDWHITKFSGSGRFKSKLIFVGFGISSPENKFDEYRDIDPKGKLVLVVYGIPKGKEKELKDFENVNKKIETAQKKGAKGVIFLKNPEQQTQFFRVSVKKELYRKNFFIGSLEDNATNFIFKYIKYDLRDLVALISENFKPYSFDTRVKIEVSGKSTFDKGRKTKNVLGKISGIDPKLKSEYVIVGAHMDHLGKSPLGDIYNGANDNASGTAVCMEIAREMKQAGIKPKRTVIFALWAAEEQGLLGSKYYTEHPLFPMEKTVAYFNMDMVGHGTGKVNFRGEYYSPEVWNLIEKSLPKEILDYAVSGRGGPGGSDQTYFIMKGIPAYAIMTDGRHYKYHKPRDEWDIIDPVILEKTGKLVYNATLVVANHDENLIKTKREERYIVKYSPLLNINPIEKREYDKIAIKKEFDVDLQFITPFYIDYGEDMKIETILKQVVSLSQEIKEMKKVSLIKSSSDLITNPRGNKLTFILGLTDTKPFVEDMEWARIFGKVGMDYIFFEGKPPFFLEESISEKGKKLLKIFNEEGILIIGTKQIISQMKSLVESSSKPGIILTDENLDKDFLRLIKEKGWAVGISIGFDIPANIAFHRIDNIKKEIGIDNILIFSKYSSCDDYLKSLLDLTLIMLENKYTRDDIGKILGGNFREIFRKVKGEREVAPLYVRPF, encoded by the coding sequence ATGAAGCTGAGATTTAAAAAATCAATTTTAGTTTTAAGCACATTTATTTTGATTTTTTGTTTAGCTACCTCATCCGCCTTTTCAGATGTAGATGGTAAGAAAGCTCTTAAATATGTCAAACATTTAGCTTCTGACAAATTTGAAGGAAGAAAGAGCGGCCAAAAAGGCGCTGAGAAAGCCGCTGATTGGATAGCAAAGCAGTTTGAAAAATGGGGAATAGAAAGAGCCGGGGAGAAAAATTCTTATTTTCAATTTTTTACCATTGAATATTTTAATGTGGATAAGAATGTAAAAATGGTGCTAAACAATGGCTTTGAAAAAAGAGAATTTATTTATGGTGAAGACTGGCATATAACGAAATTTTCAGGGTCTGGCAGATTCAAGTCAAAATTAATATTTGTGGGTTTTGGTATCTCCTCGCCGGAGAATAAATTTGATGAATATAGAGATATAGATCCAAAGGGAAAATTAGTTCTTGTAGTATACGGGATTCCGAAAGGAAAAGAGAAGGAATTGAAAGATTTCGAAAATGTTAATAAAAAAATAGAGACCGCCCAGAAAAAAGGAGCAAAAGGTGTAATATTTCTTAAGAATCCTGAACAGCAAACTCAGTTCTTCAGAGTTTCAGTTAAAAAAGAATTATACAGAAAGAATTTTTTTATAGGTAGCCTTGAGGATAATGCAACTAATTTTATTTTTAAATACATAAAGTATGATCTAAGAGACCTTGTTGCTCTGATAAGTGAAAATTTCAAGCCTTACTCTTTTGATACCAGGGTTAAGATAGAAGTTTCTGGTAAGTCAACTTTTGACAAAGGTAGAAAGACTAAAAATGTGCTTGGAAAAATATCAGGAATTGACCCGAAATTGAAGAGTGAATATGTAATTGTAGGAGCTCATATGGATCACCTTGGAAAGTCTCCTCTTGGAGATATATACAATGGTGCCAATGACAATGCCTCTGGCACTGCAGTATGCATGGAAATTGCAAGGGAAATGAAACAAGCTGGTATAAAGCCAAAGAGAACCGTGATTTTTGCATTGTGGGCAGCTGAAGAGCAGGGTCTTTTAGGTTCAAAATATTATACAGAGCATCCACTCTTTCCTATGGAAAAAACAGTCGCATATTTTAACATGGATATGGTCGGGCATGGAACTGGGAAAGTAAATTTCAGGGGAGAATATTACAGTCCTGAGGTTTGGAATTTGATTGAAAAGTCCTTACCCAAAGAAATACTCGATTACGCTGTTTCTGGAAGAGGAGGCCCTGGCGGTTCAGATCAGACATACTTTATCATGAAAGGAATACCAGCTTACGCCATCATGACAGATGGGAGACATTATAAATACCATAAGCCAAGAGATGAGTGGGACATCATCGATCCAGTAATACTGGAGAAGACAGGAAAATTAGTCTATAACGCAACTTTAGTTGTTGCAAATCATGATGAAAATTTAATTAAAACGAAAAGAGAAGAAAGGTACATTGTTAAGTATTCTCCTTTGTTAAATATAAATCCAATTGAAAAGAGAGAATACGATAAAATTGCTATTAAAAAAGAATTCGATGTGGACCTTCAGTTTATAACTCCTTTTTATATAGATTACGGTGAAGACATGAAGATTGAAACAATTTTAAAACAGGTTGTTTCTTTGTCTCAGGAAATAAAAGAAATGAAAAAAGTATCTCTGATTAAGTCTTCTTCTGACCTGATTACAAATCCAAGAGGAAATAAATTAACTTTTATACTGGGATTGACAGATACGAAGCCATTTGTTGAGGATATGGAATGGGCGAGAATTTTCGGAAAAGTTGGAATGGATTACATATTTTTTGAAGGAAAACCTCCGTTTTTCTTAGAAGAGAGTATTTCAGAGAAAGGAAAGAAGCTTTTAAAGATATTTAATGAGGAGGGAATTTTAATAATAGGAACTAAGCAGATAATATCTCAGATGAAGTCCCTTGTGGAATCTTCTTCAAAACCAGGGATAATTCTTACCGATGAGAATCTTGATAAAGATTTTCTCAGGTTAATAAAGGAAAAAGGATGGGCTGTAGGAATCTCTATAGGATTTGATATACCAGCAAACATTGCTTTTCATAGGATTGATAACATAAAGAAAGAAATCGGAATAGATAATATCTTGATTTTTTCAAAATATTCAAG